The DNA region CACGTGTGCCACCTCCCGCCTGAGTGACACCGGCCCTGCCCCTGGCCTGGGCATGGGAACCTCTTCCCAGGGCCATGGGCTCCAGTGTCCGCAGAACTGAGGAACCCCCCCCGACTCCCCCACCCATAAGGTTACCTACCGGTGACTTGGTAGGTCCTAGTCCTGGTCCGTTGAGGGAGGCGTACAGGCCCCCTTGACCGCGCCGTGATCGTGGGGCAGGGTGGACGGGGAAGGGGCCGCCATGACCAGCCCGAGGGAGACGTGGGGACTCTCCTGGCAGGCTGGACGCCACGTGTTCCTGCCCTGGGTTCCCACACACGACACCCTCTCTCGGGGCAGGCGTACGAGCGTGGCATCTCGCTGTTCAAGTGGCCCAACGTGTCTGACATCTGGAGCACCTACCTGACCAAATTCATTGCCCGCTACGGGGGCCGCAAGCTGGAGCGGGCGCGGGACCTCTTCGAACAGGCGCTGGACGGCTGCCCTCCCAAATACGCGAAGAGTGAGGCGGCCGggccgggcaggggaggggttgtCTGGGGCCGGGCACCAGcctctgaccgcccccccccccccgcctcgtgTCTCAGCACTGTACCTGCTGTACGCCCAGCTGGAGGAAGAGTGGGGCCTGGCCCGGCACGCCATGGCAGTGTACGAGCGCGCCACCCGGGCCGTGGAGCCCGCCCAGCAGTACGACATGTTCAACATCTACATCAAGCGTGCGGCCGAGATCTACGGGGTCACCCACACCCGCGGCATCTACCAGAAGGCCATCGAGGTGCCctgtggggcggggcggggaacGGGGGGGGCCAGAGGCTCTGAGCGTGCCCCCACGCATGGGACCTCCGGGAGCCTTCCGGAGGGCCCGGGGTACGGGGAGCCTGCTcatgccctgccccctcctcgcCACCGCCACCCAGGTGCTGTCGGACGAACACGCCCGGGAGATGTGCCTGCGGTTCGCGGACATGGAGTGCAAGCTCGGCGAGATCGACCGGGCGCGGGCCATCTACAGCTTCTGCTCCCAGATCTGTGACCCCCGGGTAGGGCGTGGGCCCGGGCGGGCAGGCAGGCAGTGACGGAGGCTGCAGCCGAGCCAGCCGCTCACGCCCGTGCGCCCCACCCCGCGCAGACCACCGGGGCTTTCTGGCAGACGTGGAAGGACTTCGAGGTCCGGCACGGCAACGAGGACACCATCCGGGAGATGCTGCGGATCCGCCGCAGCGTGCAGGCCACGTACAACACTCAGGTCAACTTCATGGCCTCGCAGATGCTCAAGGTGTCGGGCAGCGCCACGGGCACCGGTGAGCAGCTGTGGGCACCCGCCGTAAGGGCCcggcccctgctctctgcccgCCCTTGACCTCCTGGTCTGAGAGCGTTGAGcgtccacctccccaccccctgccgagCCTGGGAACTCCTCGAGGGCTGGGTCCTCGGACGGacgggggtggggtgcctggtaAGGAGCAGAGCGGGCTGTGGCGGGGGCCGGCGCGGGTGTGGCCTGGGCTGACTGGTGTGTGACCCCCACGCTCCCCCACCAGTGTCCGACCTCGCCCCCGGGCAGAGCGGCATGGACGACATGAAGCTGCTAGAGCAGCGGGCAGAGCAGCTGGCGGCCGAGGCCGAGCGGGACCAGCCCCCGCGGGCCCAGAGCAAGATCCTGTTTGTGAGGTGCGGGGGCAGGGGTGGCGGGGAGGCCGAGCGGCAcgcatccccctccctccctccctccctcacccctgcctgccccgtccctccttccctccgtccttccttccatccttccctccctcacccgcctgccctgtccctccttccctccctcacccgcctgccctgtccctccctccctccctcccccctgcctgccccctccctccctccctcccccctgcctgccccctccctccctcccccctgcctgccccctccctccctcccccctgcctgccccctccctgcctgccgcctccctgcctccctcccccctgcctgccccctccctccctccccccccacctgccccctccctccctccctcacccctgcctgccccgtccctccctccctccctcatccctgcCTGCCccgtccctctctccctccctcactcatccctgcctgccccctccctcacccctgcccacccccaggagCGACGCATCCCGGGAGGAGCTGGCCGAGCTGGCCCAGCAAGCCAACCCGGAGGAGATCGAGCTAGGGGGGGACGAGGACGAGGATGAGATGGATCTGGAACCCAACGGTAGGGGGCCAGCCAGGTGGGCAGGGTGTTTTCGCGGAGGCGCGGGTGGGGCCCCCCCTCCCGGAATGACCGTggcctccctcctttcccagagGTGCGGTTGGAGCAGCAGAGGGTGCCGGCTGCCGTGTTCGGGAGCCTGAAGGAGGACTgaccccagccctgcacccctcctcccccaataGAATCTATGTTTGTACACGCGGTCTGAGCCTCTTTCCTGCCCACCCTTCCCGCTGCCCAGGTGCCTATGGGGACTGCCGGCTGGGTAGTGCCCTGGCCTTGGgcctggcaccccccccccccccccccgcccccagattGGCTGGTGCGGGAGGTGGGGCAGCTGGGCTTCCAGCCAGGGCACATGCCCCACCCTCCCGCTGCAGAGCCAGTTCTCAGAGGCCCGTCTCTGCCGCCTGAGGCCTCCTTGAGGGCCTTCCCGGCCCATTCCCACATTAGCGGGTAGAGATACACAGCCTTCCCTCTCCAGATTGTTTCATTCTGGGCCAGGGCGCTGACCTCCCCTCAGAAGACTGGTCTGAGAGCCTGTCAAGGTACTTCTCACCCTGGATAGCAGCCAGGAGCCAGACCTCAgccctgggccagggccagggcgtGGTCCTTAGGCCTAAGCTCTGGGAAGCCATTAGTGGGCTCTGGACTATTAAGGGATTTTAAGCATCAAGAGACATAATCAGATTTGTGCTCTGAACAGGCCATGTGGGCTGTGGGGGATTGGTTGGTGGCGGGAGGTGACcggtgggggggggaggcccGGGTTGGTGGCCTGGACTGGGGGCCAGTTATGGGGATGGAGAGAGGCTAGCGAGACAGAAGCGGCCATTAGGTGAACTGTGCAGTGTCGGGTGGGGTTGGGGAAGCCGGTCCTGTGTCTGGGCCACACAGACCAGCAGCTCAGGCGGGCTCGAGCTTACGGCCTAGGGCCTACATCCGAGCCATCCCCAGCGATGCCAAGGGCACACCTGGACCCTTGGGTGTGGGGCTCATAGGAGAGAAACACGGGAATCCTTTCCAGAGGCCGAAATGGGGGCAGGCGGCTGGAGGAGAGAAGGTCAAGCTTAGCAGCTGGCCACAGACCAAGTGCCAGAAGAGGCCAGTAACATCCGCACGGAGGAGGGAAGTGCAGTGAGCGGTGGGTGGGGAAGCCACGGGGAGAGGCTGGTCAAGAGGCAGCCAAGGAGCAGCCACGAGGGGCCTTGGCATGAGCCGCATCAGGGCTCTTGAGGCGGCAGGACATGGCGGGCGAGGCTGGAAAACCCCCTCAGAGAGGTCACTGGACGCCCCAGCCAGCCTCAGGGAGATGCCAGCACTCGAGctctttctaaattattttattcaagaaGGTGGGAAGGACAGACAGGGGACTGAGCTGAGCCCTGAGTCCCTGAACCTCCCAGCTCAGCCCCCACAGCAGGACAGGACAGAAGTTAGGGGGTAGGGACTCCAGCCCTACCCAGACAAGGTTGGGGACAGACGAGACCCAGGAATGCCAACTGATTGTCCTCCAGGCTGTCCTCTGCCCTGGGAACCAGCGGGGCGAGGCTACTTGGGGGTGCTGCTGCCCTTCTTGGGGGTGGTGGGCTTCTTGCTCTGCCAGAGGTGGCCCTGGATGGTGAAGGCGTCTACACTCATGGACATGGTCTTGGCAGGGATCTGGGTAAAGCGCTTGCGGTCCGAGTTGTACTTGTAGATGCCCTCGACCATGGCGGGCGTGACTGTGCGGGGGCCGTAGCCGGCCAGCCGCGtcagctcctctgtctccccggACAACGTGTAGAGGGCCCGGAACTGGCAGCTCGAGTCGCGGAAGAGGATCAGGAAGTGATTGGCCTTGCTCTTCTCAATTTCCTGGTCGGGTGGTGGAAGCGGttcaccgggggtgggggggggtgggcggcagGGCCCCAGCCCGCCCGCCCCCACTGCCAGCCCCGGGCACGGGCTCACCTCCAGAATGCGGTTCTTCTGCGGTTCGTTTACCTTGCCCGCGAGGCAGCAGTGCGACAGGGCATTGTGGATGATGAACTTGTTGGACTTGGCGCTGGGCTCCTTGTACAGCCGCGGACCTGGGGTGGGAGGCGGGCAGGGTGGTCAGCGGGGGTgatggggggcaggcagggcctgGCCGGGCGCTCGCGATCTCCGGCCCCACCTACCTGTGTACTCGGGCACCGACGCCGGGGACGAGGCGTTGCTCCCGTTCTCCCAGTCGCGTTCCCGGCTACCAGGCAGGCGGCTCGGGGACATGAGGCCGGATggggatggagccctgtgggGGGACAGGAAGGGATGGGGATGCACTCGGTGGTGGGTGAAGCCTTCCCACGCACAGAGGGACCGGGGAAGGGCCGAGCCCAGAACACCGCACAACGGGAGGCAGGTGCACCTGCCGGAGCCCTGCTCAAGTGCAGAGAGGACAGAGCCCCACTCGGCCTCGAACGTGTCCTCTAATCCCTTCGGCGGAAGAGAACACacagacttggggcacctgagacGCGGGCACCTGCCCGCCCTGGCCAAACTCACCGAGACGTCGGCCTCTTCACGCCAAGATTATTGGGGGCCTCGTTGGCCACGGTTGACAGTGACAGGGTGGACTGAGAGTAGACTTTGCTGAGCCGGGAGCCTGGGAGAAGATGGCACGGAGTCATCCCCACCCAAAGCCCCTGGTGTCCCCAAATGCCTGGGGGGAGGACCTTACCTGGTAGGCTGTGGAGGGCACGTGGGGTCAGCCTTTCCCAAGACCCTCACCCTGTGCCTTCCAACTGAGACCTCCCCCTACCCACGGGGGCAGGAGCTGTGCCCAGCGGGCTGTGGGGAAACCCCCACTAGAAAGCTGTTGCCCCTGAACGTACCCGAGGGGGCCTCATCCACGAAGCCCCGGAGACAACTCTGGGCCAGCTCTGCCCAACACGCCTTACCCCCACTGTAGCCCCCACACCCCTCTGGAAGTCTAAAGGGCATGGGCAAGGCCCCCGTCACCCCACGCACAGTCCTCCCCTCTGCCACATactcgggggtgggggcggtctCCACAGCCCTGGAAAAGGGCACTGAGCGGGCACCATCCCTgcgccccacccctccctacGGGCTCCTTACCCAGCAGGCCACGGGCAGGGCTTCGTGCCAGGGCCGAGTCGTCACAGCAACCGGAGCGCGGCCGGGGGCCCCTccgcccgccccggcccggccccccggTCCCCGCAGCCCGTGGCCGTAGCACTTTGTCAAGGTCGTCCATCAGCTTCAGCTGGGCCCGGCGTTCATACTCGAGCCGGGTGAACTCCCCCCTCCTGGGGCCCACCTCCTCCTCGACGGGGGCCCTGGCGGCAGGGGCCGGGGTCGCTGCAGGAGCTGGGGGGGCTGGAGGGCCCGGGGCCGCCTCCTCCTGGGCCAGCCTGCAGACCGAGAGTTATCAAGCGGTCAGACAGGCCGCGGGTTcgcggggggccgggggcccgGGCAGCACTCCACTCACCGGGCAGCCTCTTCCCTCCGCTGCTCCTTCTCGGCCTCCTGCCACTGCTTCCGCCGCCGAGCCTCCTCCGCCCGCCGCTGCTGCCGTTCCAGCAGGCTGGCCCGCTTTTGGGCCATCTCGTCCTCGGGCTTGTCTTCATCCTGGGGGCAGGCTCGGAGTCCGGCTGGCCGTCCCTCCCCTGGTACGTCCATCAACCCAGCCTGGCAACCACTCACCCACCCTTCCGATTTTGTAATTGGGCTGAGGGCATCCCCTTGGCTCCTGCTTCGTGCAGAGTTCTACGTGCGGCACAGGGACCAGAGTGGACCCGGGTGCTGTTCGCACAGAGCACTTAACCCAGGGCGGGAGACGACCTGATACATCAGAAGCAGCTAccagtctggggcacctgggaggctcagtgggttaagcatctgattcttggttctggctcaggtcatgatctcacagttcatgagtttgagccccgcatcaggctttgcactgacagtgggaagcctgcttgggattctctctctctctctctctctctgcccctccctcactctcccttctctctctcaaaataaagaaaaacttaaaaaatattaaaacaaaacagctacCAGTCTACAGGGCAGGGAGGGATCCATCCCAGCCTGGGGCACTAAGCAAGGCTTCTTGGAGAAGGTgaccagggagagagaatgacaagAAGGCGAGAGGTAAAGAGAGTATCCCAGGcaagagggaacagcaaatgcaaaagccctgaggctaGAACAAGCCTAGCAGGCCTGGAATGGGGAGGCCGGTGTggctgggatgtgtgtgtgtggggggtggccTGGGAGGGTCAGAGGTGGGCAGAGCCTAAGGCCACAGAAGGACTTTTATTCTAAGAGCAAGGGGAGCTACCGAAGGGTTTAAACGGATTGACAAGGTCCagttcatagtaaaaaaaaaaaaatctctctggctGCTCAGTTGAAGATGGCcaaggatggaggggtggggtggacagCAGAGGCCGTTCAAGATGCGGGTGCAGGTGTCCAGGTGAGAGCACCGGGCCAGGCTGGGGGTGCCGTGAGGATGGGGAACAGGGACCAGACATgggagagcggggaggggaaCCGGCAGGGCCGAGGTGGGCAGAGCGTGaaggagagcaggagacagaaggaaatggaagaccCCAGCCCTGCTTATCCGCCCGCCCCTGTCCGTCTGTCACCCACCCGTCTgtccacccacacccacccagtccatctgtctatccacccacccacccatctatccatctggCCACGCCCACCTTGTCCTTGCCCACTCCCACCtggctctctgcctccacccctgtgcccacccaccccgccccttccccaACCTGCTTCGGTGACTCACCTTGTAGAAGAATCCCAGCCCGGCCCGGGGCTCTCCCTCCGAAGACGCCTCCTCCTCTAAGGAATCCTCAGCACCAGGGGGGCTCCCGTCTCCCTCGTCCTCGGCCGTGGGCTCTTCCAGGCTGCCCAGTGGGATCTCGATGAGGCCAGGCCGGGCCGCGGGCTCCTCTGGAGGCGACCCCTCCGCCAGGAGGATAGAGGAACGGGTCTGCACGGGCACCTGGCTTGGCGAGAACTTGCGCAGGTGGGGGAGGCTGTCTACATCATGGGGAGGCGTGAGCACTCTCGTCAGGGGAGCCAGCCGCAGCTCCGCCGGCCGTGCGTGTTTCGGGCTTCGGGGTGTCGGGCTggggccgggcccggggctgCGCCGGGCAGCCGGGGCGCGCCGAGCAGGGCTGGGAGATGCGGCTTTGGGACCCACCGTGGGACCAGGGATGACCCacgcggcgggcggcggggcagGCCCGGGGGCCTCGGGCGGAGCCAGGAGCCGCTGCTGCTGGTCCGTGAGCCTCTGCATGTCCCGCTGCAGTGAGCTCAGCGCAGCGCTTAACTTGCTGACCGCCCGGTTATAGTCCCCCAGCCCCTCGGGGGGCACTGGGCCCAGTTCGGGTGAGAAGGTCACTGCCTTGGGCCGCGGGGATGGCTCGCCCTGGCCCTCACCCGCCGGCCGCTCCCCACCGGGGACTGGGCCTGGCTCCGCCTCTGCCTCCGCCTCCCCTCCGGCCTCCCGAGGCTGCACCTGCAGGAAAGCGCTCTTGCCCAGTCGCTGGCGGTGCTTGGCAAAGATGGCCTCGATCCGTCGCTTCTGAGCCTCTATGGCCCGCCGTTTCTCCTCCAGCCGGGCTCCCAGCTCGCTCATCTCGGAGCTCAGGGCCTCTGGTGCCGCGGGGGTGGCCGTCGGGGACCCTGCCTCGGCCTCAGCCCTCACCAGCTGCTTCTTGCGTTCAGCAAAGCTGGTCATCTTCACTTCGGAGTTGTTGGCCGCTGGGGACGAAGCCACCGCCTTCGGGGAGCCCTCGGATAGGGCCGACGGTTTCGACACCTCCGCCACCGTGCAGGGAGACGGTTTCAAGGGGGCCTCGGGGTGGGGCACGTAGGCGGGTGCTTTGGAGGCCCCCTCGAGTGGGTAGGAGGAAGCCAGCGGCAGTTTGGAGGGCCCCTCGGGGGAGTGGAGGTAGAAGCTGCCGTCGGCAGCCCCATCTGGGAGCAGCCGGGGCTCGGCACTGTGGATGATCTGCAGGGCCTCCTCGATGGTAGGCAGGTCGCCAGGCTCCGGGGCTGGCTGCACGGGGGTCCGGGCTGGCACAGGGCGCGGGGGGCCCAGGCTGTCTGAGCTGACCGAGCGGAGTAGGACGGGGTCTCCCATGACGACATCCACGTCGCTGTCCAGGCCAAAGGGGGTGCTGAACGACACTGCCTGGGAGAGGGGACGGCTGGGCGGCAGGAGGGAGGGGTCAGCCCCTGGGACAAGccccggccccacccctgcccagcctgCTCCACCGGCCAGGCCCCTGAGACGCACTCACCTGAGCTGACGGTTCCAGGCCTTGCCGAGGGCCTCCATGTGGGACATGGACGGGGAGGACTTCAGtgagcctggggaggggtggtAAGTGGTCATTCAGTGGCCACTACGGCGCTGGGCACCCTGGGTGGGGTCTGCCGGGGGGTGTCACTGATGGGCATTATGTGGACAGATAGCTGGGGGCCACTGTGGGGGTGAGTGTCACCACCGGGTCATTCAGGCGCCTGAGGGACCCAGTGGAAGGATCAGGAGGAGAGACAAAGTCAGCCGGGGTAGTGGCTGCGTAGGGGTCTCCAGTGACAAGTTGTACCCCTGCCCTCACCTGTGGATCCACGGAGTGGGGACTGGGAGCCGCCGGGTGACAGGAGTGGGTGGCGGAAATTGAAGACAGGAGAACTGCCAAGAGATGCACGTCAGCCaagggcccctccctgccccgcccctgctcacctCTCCCAGGAGCCGAGAACAGAGAGCATCCCCTAGCCCTGTCACAGGGCCACGGCCACGGAGACTCACCCAATGGGGAAACCGTACCTGCAGCCACTGCTGTTCTGGGCGGAAGAGGCCTCCGTGGCCCGGGGGGAGGCCGCtgcagcagagagaggagggtcagGCAGGCCTGGCCTCCCTACCCCGCCCCACACCCCGGGCCAGGCCTCACCATGACCATCAGGAAGGTCCTTAGCCTGCACGAAATCAGGTTTCAGCACCTCAAAGCACATGAACATCTCGGCGAGCAGCACCACCAGGTTGATCTGGAGGCAGAAGGCGGGGTCAGCCACTGGGACCCACGGCCCCGGACGCCAGCCTCGGCCCACGAGGCCTCGAGACGGCCTTACCTTGAGGGGCGGTGGGACATACAGCAGGTCCTCGAGGGACAGTGGGCAGCCACGAGGAAGGCGGGAGGCACAGAAATCCTGCACCAGCTGGAGGTTGTAGAGGCTGTCCGCCACAGACATGGGGTCCTTGAGGCACACCTCTGTGGGGACAGGATACCTGGGTCCCCAGCTCTATGCGGAGGAGGACGGGGCCCTGGGGAAGCGAGGGCCCAGCAGGCGACACGCACAGAGGCTCTCCTACGGGCCGGGCCTCAGGCCAGGTGCCCTTTACAAAGCGGATACTACAACGGGCTGTTCCTCGGCCTCTGCAACTATTCCCAGCTGCCGGGAGAACTCGTGCCCCAGGAACTCAAGTCAGAAAGCTTCTCCTAACTACCTCGCCCTCCCTCAGAGCACCTAACGTCCAGAATGTTTTTCTGGATGAAGttattgtctttctctcccaACCAGGATGTGAGCTGCCTGAGGTCAGGAGCATGTCCGTATTGTGCACCCTGGGTCTCCGGCACCTAAAACGGGAGCTGGCACACAGCTTGCATTCTATAAATATCTGCTGCAGGCGTGAATTCtatgaagcacagagaagtttaGACACTTgcgcaaggtcacacagctaacgaGGGGAAGAAATGTTCAAACGCAGGTCTGCCAGTTCTGAAAGCTGCACTCCTAATCACCGCGGCACTCTGGGGCAGATGCCTGGGTGTCGAGCGAGCTCCCACGGACAGGTGCGGCCCAGGCCCACTCACTCACCCTCGAGTCGCAGGAGCTGGGGACAATAGCAGTGGATGGTGGCGGCCAGCGCGGCCCCACTCGCCAGATCCTGGAGGGTGGTCACGGTTGGAAAGCAGGGGGCGCGTCGGGCCACAGCTCGGTCCTTGCGGTATCGGATCTGTGGGTGGGATCCGGGTTAGGTCAGAGGTCAGGCCGGCCCCCGGGGCAGCGGTCAtgcaggctgggtggggaggcCTGGGGTTTCCGCCGTGAGGGGGCGTGAAGCTGGGGGTCCCAGAGCCAGAGTGGGGCCAGcctggagcaggggaagggcagcagCAAGAGGCAAAGGAAGTGTCTGCGAGCAGCCAGGCCAGCAGcgagggctggggcaggactcctgggacCCCGGGGCGGGGGATACATTACCATGGGGGGTTTGCTCCCCGACTCCTTCAAACAGAAGGCAATTGCGTgctggggggagaggagcagcCGTCAGCGGGGCGGGAGGGGCGCTGACTTGCTGGGCCCCCAAGCACAcctccaggggaggggagagagagccctGACTCCTGTCACGAGCCTTGGCCGTCCAGCTCCCTGACTGCGCTCTGGCCGGCTTTGGGGACCCCAGCTCCTCCCAGCCTGGAGGGACCCCACACAGCCAGCCTCCCATGCAGGGCATCATCACCCCCCCCACAAaagacccaggccccagctcGGGGAGGGGTTGCGGAGGAAGcggggaggcagaaggagaggagccCCCAACCCAGGCCACAGAGTGGAAGGAGGGAGGCTCCAGAGTGAGCAGAGGTGGGACTCCGTCCACCCGAAGCCCCCACTGGCAGTGGCCACTCGCCCCTTGTGTTTCAGGGATGGACGCCCCCTCCCACCCAAGCTGGGCTTGTCCGCAGGGAAAGTGGAGTCTTAGGAAGGTTCTTCTACCTTCTTCTGGGTCTGGGGGCCTTCCTCTTGGCTAAGGGGTCAGGATCCACATGCCTGATGGGCTAGGGACCCCCTTCAGGGGTGCCGGAAGTCTCCCGCCTCAGCAAAGATGAACGAGCCCAGAAGCTCTGCCCTCTTGATTACTGGGAGGAGAGGCTcattccctcccatccccccccacccccgcctccccggTCAGGTAACTGGGGAGTGATCTGCCTTCTCAGTTAACACGCTTCTCTTCTCTTGGTCTACGGAGAGGTTCCCTCTGTCCCCCAGGGCCGGGGTCCCATATCCTCTGCTCACAGCTGGGAGGAGGTAGGAGAGGGAGCGGACAGGCAGGCAGAACAGACAAGACAGACCAAGCGACAAGCGAGGCAGGCAGACGGGGCGGAGGAACAGCCCCACTTACAGGAACCAGCTTCCAGTACCAGCGTGTGGGGCACTGAtgccagagaggcagaggggagagcagtgggagaggcacaggggagacggcagaaagagagagagagtcacctCCGGCCCCCCCAGTGCAGCCCTTCAcctcccacccagccctccctccGACCGTCCTCGTGTCCGTCCATTCGTCCGTCGCCCTAGTCTCACCGAGGGCTGTGCGGGGGCCACCCCATCTGCAGGGGCCGCGGGAGAGGCTCTCTGGGCAGCTTCCTGCTCAGTCTTCTCCTGCAACCGCCGGATGgtctggggagcagggagaggtcAGCACTGTGCTCCCTGGGCAATGCCGGCCCCCAGCCCATGCCTGCCTGACCCCACCTACCGTGTCCACCCAGAAAAGGAGCTTGTGCTCCAAGCTGGCCAGGGCCAAGGGACCGGGCAGTGTCTTTGTCCACTCGAAGGCGAAGGCAACCATGAGGGCGTCAATGACAGCTAGGTGGGCTCCCTGTGCAGGGAAGGGCTCAAGGGTGAGACCACAGCGAGGGATGGGGGTTCCCCTGGCCGCCTCTGAGGGAGAACCAGAGGAAGAACCTcaaggtgtgtggggaggggcctGAAGTAGGAGGGGCTTTGGGGATGAGCCGGGGTTAGTGGGTGGGGCTTCGGGGAAGGAGCCAGGACAGGGGTCCGGGAAGAACCACTCCTGGTGGGCCCTGTCCTCAAGCGCGTCCTCAAGGACCAGGGTGGCGTCTCTGGGGAGGAGCCAGGCCTGGTGGGAGGAGCCTGGGGGAGGAGCCGCGTCTGGTGGGCGGGGCCTGACGGACCGGGGCGGGGCCTACCATGAGGATAGGCTGATGCCTCAAGTCGGCCTCCTGCACGGGACGCTCGGGCAGCGCGGGCACCGTGCCCCTCCGCGCCAGCAGGGCCAGCAGCGCGGAGGGACTGGGGGGGGTCTCGAGCTGCGGCAGCACCTGGCGCCAGGCCCGGCAGTAGAGCTCGGCCGAGAGCAGCAGCCGTGTCACCGGGGGCTTCACGTGCTCCTGTGCGTACTGGTCGGTGTAGAAGGGCTCCCACAGCTCCGAGGGCACATGCTCTGCGGGGCGAGGGGGGTGACGGCGGGTCAGGGCCCAGGCATGCGTTAGAGGACGGCACAGGACGGGGAGGCTAGGGGACCCGGGCGCGGGTGTGCGGGAGTTCGCCACAGGAAGGGGCTCCAGGCAGAGGGGCAAAGGCCAGGAGGTGGGACAGGCagtgcctggggggtgggggaagggcagttcTGGAAGGGGAGAGGCCACCCGCGCAGGGGCTTGTTGGGAGGGCGGTGGTCTTGCAGGCCCTCCGAGGAGAACAACAACGACCACAAGATCCCTTAATCCACCTAACTCCCCGGGTGCCCTGCAGGCCTAGGAAGCAGCAGCCAGGGCACAAGTGGTAACtccagaaactgaggcacagagaacgaAAGCAAcctgcctaaggccacacagctggccaGTGCCGGcactgggattcaaactcaggcctTTAGCAGCCCCCCCGCACCCTCTGTCAGCTTGGAAGCGGGGGTGGGATGAACTGTGGAGTCGGGGGTCTGGCAGGCGGGCCAGGGAACCGGAAAGCTGGCCAGACTGCAGACCTTCTGAGGGGGGTGAACGGTCGGAACCTGGCGACtgaagggaggaggcaggggagggacaaggaAGCGTCCAGGGCCCCATCAGGTGTGAGTGGGAAGGTGGGGGTACAGGCGGTGAGGCAGCAAAAGCGGAGCATGAGGGGCCGGGGCTCTGGAGAGAGGTGAGATCACCTTGCAGAGGCGGCCACAAACCCCCTGAAGACGTTGAATGAGacgggcagggcagggagaggcttgaggaagccccatgtggggggatggggggggcacggaaccccaagcaggatccatgggTGGGGAACAGAAAGACCAGAATAAGTCACCAGGACGATTCTCTGGGAGGGTCCAGGAGGAGGTGACTGAGGCCAGCCTAGGGGACCTGCCCTCGTGGGGGTCTTTCAGGGAGGCCCTAACTCTTATTCCAACCAGAACAGCTGTTTTGTCTATTGGGGTTCTACGTGTCTGAAATAACGGGAGGGGGCAGATTTCTACCGCTTAAAAACATCGGCACACAACACACCAGGCCTTTCTCACGCGCCTGTCTTCACAGCCAGGCTCCCCGGAGACCCCCTGCCCTCACCTATAAGGACCCAGGCTTCCTTGCCTTCACTCCACCCCGCCCCCT from Panthera leo isolate Ple1 chromosome A2, P.leo_Ple1_pat1.1, whole genome shotgun sequence includes:
- the CAMSAP3 gene encoding calmodulin-regulated spectrin-associated protein 3 isoform X4; the protein is MVEAAPPGPGPLRRTFLVPEIKSLDQYDFSRAKAAASLAWVLRAAFGGAEHVPSELWEPFYTDQYAQEHVKPPVTRLLLSAELYCRAWRQVLPQLETPPSPSALLALLARRGTVPALPERPVQEADLRHQPILMGAHLAVIDALMVAFAFEWTKTLPGPLALASLEHKLLFWVDTTIRRLQEKTEQEAAQRASPAAPADGVAPAQPSIRYRKDRAVARRAPCFPTVTTLQDLASGAALAATIHCYCPQLLRLEEVCLKDPMSVADSLYNLQLVQDFCASRLPRGCPLSLEDLLYVPPPLKINLVVLLAEMFMCFEVLKPDFVQAKDLPDGHAASPRATEASSAQNSSGCSSPVFNFRHPLLSPGGSQSPLRGSTGSLKSSPSMSHMEALGKAWNRQLSRPLSQAVSFSTPFGLDSDVDVVMGDPVLLRSVSSDSLGPPRPVPARTPVQPAPEPGDLPTIEEALQIIHSAEPRLLPDGAADGSFYLHSPEGPSKLPLASSYPLEGASKAPAYVPHPEAPLKPSPCTVAEVSKPSALSEGSPKAVASSPAANNSEVKMTSFAERKKQLVRAEAEAGSPTATPAAPEALSSEMSELGARLEEKRRAIEAQKRRIEAIFAKHRQRLGKSAFLQVQPREAGGEAEAEAEPGPVPGGERPAGEGQGEPSPRPKAVTFSPELGPVPPEGLGDYNRAVSKLSAALSSLQRDMQRLTDQQQRLLAPPEAPGPAPPPAAWVIPGPTVGPKAASPSPARRAPAARRSPGPGPSPTPRSPKHARPAELRLAPLTRVLTPPHDVDSLPHLRKFSPSQVPVQTRSSILLAEGSPPEEPAARPGLIEIPLGSLEEPTAEDEGDGSPPGAEDSLEEEASSEGEPRAGLGFFYKDEDKPEDEMAQKRASLLERQQRRAEEARRRKQWQEAEKEQRREEAARLAQEEAAPGPPAPPAPAATPAPAARAPVEEEVGPRRGEFTRLEYERRAQLKLMDDLDKVLRPRAAGTGGPGRGGRRGPRPRSGCCDDSALARSPARGLLGSRLSKVYSQSTLSLSTVANEAPNNLGVKRPTSRAPSPSGLMSPSRLPGSRERDWENGSNASSPASVPEYTGPRLYKEPSAKSNKFIIHNALSHCCLAGKVNEPQKNRILEEIEKSKANHFLILFRDSSCQFRALYTLSGETEELTRLAGYGPRTVTPAMVEGIYKYNSDRKRFTQIPAKTMSMSVDAFTIQGHLWQSKKPTTPKKGSSTPK